GAACGCCCTTCCAGCGGCAGGTGTGGGCCGCGCTCCAGGAGATCCCGTACGGCGAGACCGTGTCCTACGGCGAGCTGGCCGAGCGCATCGGCAGACCGACTGCCTCCCGCGCGGTCGGGCTGGCGAACGGGAAGAACCCGGTCGGCATCATCGTCCCGTGCCACCGCGTCGTGGGCTCCACCGGCGATCTGACCGGCTACGGCGGCGGCATCGAGCGCAAGCGCCACCTGCTCGACTTCGAGCGGGCGACCCGGGAATCCCTTGTGGCCCAGTAATAGAGGGAGCGTCCGGGGACGCTCCCCCACCCCTCGTCCCCGACCCCACGGCGTGAACCTAGCAACGGCCCGACATCCACTCCTCCGGGCTTCAAGCCTGGCTGAAACCGCCTGTTCGAGCCTCGGTCCGGGCACCTATCGGGCACGTTTGACCAACATCGGGAGTGAGCTGGGCACACCGGAGTTAGCGTGGGAACGTGCTGAACGAGCTGGCTGTCACCGTGCTCACGCCCGAGGACTCCGACTGGGGCGCCGTCGAGCTGCGCGTGCTCGTCGACGACCGCGACATCGTCGGCGAGTGCTTCGACGCCGGCCCCAGCTACGACCCGGACTACGTCCTCGGTGACACCGGCCGCCTGCTGCCGGGCACCGAGCCGCGCAGGGTGCGCATCGCCGAGGCCGAGTGCATCGCGGAGTGCTGCGGCGCGCTGTCGGTGTGGGTGCGCCGCGAGGGCGACGAAATCGCTTGGTACGACTGGGAGAACACCTCCGACCGCGCCGAGGTGCCCGAGGAGTTCCGGTTCGACGCCGCGCAGTACGAGGCCGAGCTGGCCCGCGCGGCCCGGGACCGCTCGTGGGAGTGGCCCGCGCGCACGCTCGCCCGGCTGCTGCAGGAGGCGCTGCGGGCGGACGAGGACGTGCTGGGCCGCTGGGACAGCCAGGTGTGCTTCGCCATCCCCAGGGACGGCGCCGTGGAGCTGACCTTCTACACGCCGCCGCTCAGCCAGAGCGACTACTACCACCTGAGCCGCATCATCGGCGTCACGGACGAACCCGCGGAAGCGCAGGTGGAACGCGTCGTCGAAGCGCTGCGCGCACGGGACCCGCGTGAGGACGCGCTGATTCTCGGCGGCTCGGCGGGTGCCGGAGCGTTGCGCGGCGTCAAGTACCGGGATAGGTACTAATTACCGGCATTTATAGTCGCGTTATCTGCGCCCGGGTTGTACTACTGATCGGCTTACAACCCCGTGAACTGCGGTGACAGCCGCATACCCTACGCCCTGACAGACGTCATGGTCGATTCGTGACGGACGAGGTATGCCCGGACGGCGCCGTCCCGGCACATTAGTCGGTGTGCACAAGACTTCGACCACTTCTTAAGCGATGGGGAACTCAATGATCGAGGTTCACGGTCTCACCAAACGCTATCGGGACGTCGTCGCCGTGGACGATCTCTCGTTCACGGTGTCCCCGGGTCGTGTGACCGGCTTCCTCGGCCCCAACGGCGCCGGGAAGTCGACCACCATGCGCATGATCCTCGGGCTGGACACCCCGACCAAGGGGTCCGCCAGGGTCGGCGGCCGCAACTACCGCAGCCTGGCCGCTCCGCTGCGGGAGGTCGGCGCGCTGCTGGACCCGGCCGCGCTGCAGAAGAGCCGGACCGCGCGGGCGCACCTGCTGTGGATCGCGCAGGCGGGCGGCATCGAGCGCAAGCGCATCGACGAGGTGCTGGAGCTGGTCGGTCTCGGCAAGGCCGGGGACAAGCGGGTCGGGGAGTTCTCCCTCGGCATGCGCCAGCGCCTGGGCATCGCCGCCGCCCTGCTGGGCGATCCGGCCGTGCTCATGCTCGACGAGCCGCTCAACGGTCTGGACCCCGAGGGCATCGTCTGGGTCCGCACGCTGCTCAAGGGGCTGGCGTCGGAGGGCCGGACGATCTTCCTGTCCAGCCACCTGATGAACGAGATGGAGGCCACCGCCGACCACGTGCTGGTGATCGGCAAGGGCAAGCTCATCGCCGACGTCAGCGTGCACGACCTGGTCCGCCAGGGCGCCGCGGCGCAGGTCAGCGTCGTCTCGCCGAGGGCTGCCGAGCTGGTGGCGCTGCTGGAGCACACCGAGGCGCACATCGTCTCGGGAGCCGACAACGAGCTGATCGTCAGCGGTGTGGACGCCGCCGAGATCGGCGAGCTGGCCGCGCGGCACGGCATCGCGCTGCACGAGCTCACCCCCCGCCGCCCCGGCCTGGAGGAGGCGTTCATCCACCTGACCCGCGACCAGGTCGGCTACCGCGCGAAGGAGCACCACGGATCATGAGCACCAAGACCAAGCACAAGCCCTCCGGTCTGTTCACCACGGTCGGCTCGGAGTGGACCAAGATCTGGAGCCTCGGCACCAGCCGGATCCTGCTCCTGGTCGCCGTCGGCCTGGCCGCGCTCGCCGCCGCGCTGTTCGTGCTGACCAGCGCGGTCACCACGGGCACCGGCATCGCCGACCGGGACGTCTTCGACGTGGTCTCCACCAGCCTGCTGGGCGCGGACGCCGCGGCGCTGACCCTGATGGTGATGGCGGCGATGACCATCGGCTCGGAGTACTCCACCGGCATGATCCGGGTGACGCTGACCGCGTCGCCCAAGCGCAGCCAGTTCCTGGCGGCCAAGGCCATCGTGATCGCGGTGGTGACCTACGTGGTCGGCGTCGTCGCCGCGTTCGTGGCCTACGGCGTCGGCCAGCTGATCCTGATCTCGCAGGGCCTGGACATCGCCAGCGTCGCCGACCCGCGCATCCTCCGGCTGATCACCGGGTCCGCCGTCATGGCCCCGCTCTACGGCCTGATCGCGGTCGCCTTCGGCATCGTCTTCCGCAGCACCGCGGGCGGCATCCTGGCCGCACTGGTGGCACTGGTCATCCCGAGCATCGTGGGCTGGGTGGGCGAGGCCGGGAACGCGATCATGCCGTACCTGCCCGGTGAGGCGCTGCACAACCTGGCCGGGCTGACCCCGGCGACCTCGCCGTACGCGATCAACCCCGGCGTCTCGGCCATCGTGCTGGTCGTCTGGGTGCTGGTGGTGCTGGGCATCGCGCAGAGCCTGCTGGCCAAGCGCGACGCCTGACGCCACAGCGCAGGGAGTCCGAAGACCCGCTTGCGGGGTCGAGCATGGGCACAGGCCGGTCCTCCTTGATTGGAGGACCGGCCCTTCTCGTGGAACGGCGGTAGCGTGGACCGCGTGATCCTTCTCGGCCTGCTGCTGTCCGGGCTCGGCGCGTTCGCGTTCTGGAACATGACGAACCCGGTGCTCGGCCTCCAACCGACGACGATCGGCACGATCTTGTTCGTGCTCGGGGGCGTCTCCGTGATCATCGGCGTCGTGCGGATCGCCAGGGGGCGGCTCGGCCCGATCGCGCGGCTGCGCGCGCTGCCGAGGATGGTGCGCGCGATCCGCGCGGGCACCTATCCCGCTCCGCCGTGGTCGAAGCGGCTTTTCTGGATCTTCGGCGTGCTCTACATCCTCTCGCCGATCGACCTGATCCCCGAGCTGCTGCCGGTGATCGGGCTGACCGACGACATCGGCCTCGGCGCGTTCCTGCTCAGCCAGCTCGGCGCCGAGGCGGCGCGGTTCAGTGAGCGCGAGCGGCGTACGGGTACGGCAGCCGGACCCGAACCACGCTGAACGGCAGCACCGGCTTCCCCACGCCCCACTGCAGGTTGACGACCAACGCCTCCTCGGGGCCCGAGAAGGCGGCGGTCGACGGCGACAGCAGCGCCGGGTCGTCGATCCGCTGGCGCAGCTTCGCTTTGGCGTTGCGGTGGTCGAGGTGGAAGACCGTGACCGTGCCGCGGTTGCCGGGGGCGGTGCTGACCGTGATCAGTTCCTGGTCGCCGATGAGCAGCCCGTCCGCGCTGACCTTCACGCCGCCGGTGTCGAGCTTGCGCACCTCACGGGTCCTGCGGTCGATGGTGAACAGCTCGCTGTCGTTGCTGTCGGCGACGACGAGGGTGCTCTGGTCCTCGGAGAGCGCGATCCCGTTGAGGTTGGGCCCCTCCGCCTGGTACTTGATCGGAGTGCCGCGAAGGTCGAGGAACGGCCGCAGCGGCATCTGCGCGGGCCCCTTGTCCAGCTCCTTCACGCTGATCTGGTGGAGCGTCGGCTGCTGCGAGTCGGTCACGTGGACATCGCCTGCCATGGTGACGACGAGGTCGTTGAGGAACGAGCCCCCGCCGACGGAGAAGGTCCGCAGCAGCTTCCCCCTGGCGGCGTCGTGGACCCAGACCTTGCCGGTGGCCCCGCCCGCGATGATCAGCCTGCCCGCGCCGTCGACCTTCATGCCGAGCGCGGACGTGCGCCCGTCGACACCGCCCGGCAGGAACACCTCCACCTTCCCGGTCTTGAGGTCACCCCGGTAGATCGTGCCGTCGGTGAAGCTGCCGGTGTAGAACACCCCGCGGCGCGCGTCCAGCGCGATCCCCTCGGGATGCGTCTTGGCACCGGGAACCGCCCAGCTCGTCGGTGGAGTCCCCGCCTCCGCGGGAACAGCGGGTCCGCCTGCGGCGAGTGCGATGCGCATCTGGTCTGCCCTTCCGGTTGATTGGGAGCGAAACGCCACGAAGCGTTTCGATTAGCGACAAGCGGCCCGTTCGGGGGACTTGACGGCAGCTGTCCAAGATGAAACGCGCCGTCGCGTTTCGATTGCGCGGGCGCCCTACTACGATCAGTGGCTGTTCGAGAGGGGGCTGGTGTGAGCGGTGCCGTCGGTGAGGCGCGTCGAGGCGGCCGGACCAGGAGCGACTCCGCGCACACCGCCGTGCTGACCGCCGCGGC
The window above is part of the Allokutzneria albata genome. Proteins encoded here:
- a CDS encoding methylated-DNA--[protein]-cysteine S-methyltransferase — translated: MTDRTHTVTDSIFGPLTLVATDGELSGLYMVEQRHRPAEATFGSRVDSGFGADARPCEQIFGQVIEQLDAYFAGELTDFDLPLALAGTPFQRQVWAALQEIPYGETVSYGELAERIGRPTASRAVGLANGKNPVGIIVPCHRVVGSTGDLTGYGGGIERKRHLLDFERATRESLVAQ
- a CDS encoding ABC transporter ATP-binding protein codes for the protein MIEVHGLTKRYRDVVAVDDLSFTVSPGRVTGFLGPNGAGKSTTMRMILGLDTPTKGSARVGGRNYRSLAAPLREVGALLDPAALQKSRTARAHLLWIAQAGGIERKRIDEVLELVGLGKAGDKRVGEFSLGMRQRLGIAAALLGDPAVLMLDEPLNGLDPEGIVWVRTLLKGLASEGRTIFLSSHLMNEMEATADHVLVIGKGKLIADVSVHDLVRQGAAAQVSVVSPRAAELVALLEHTEAHIVSGADNELIVSGVDAAEIGELAARHGIALHELTPRRPGLEEAFIHLTRDQVGYRAKEHHGS
- a CDS encoding ABC transporter permease; amino-acid sequence: MSTKTKHKPSGLFTTVGSEWTKIWSLGTSRILLLVAVGLAALAAALFVLTSAVTTGTGIADRDVFDVVSTSLLGADAAALTLMVMAAMTIGSEYSTGMIRVTLTASPKRSQFLAAKAIVIAVVTYVVGVVAAFVAYGVGQLILISQGLDIASVADPRILRLITGSAVMAPLYGLIAVAFGIVFRSTAGGILAALVALVIPSIVGWVGEAGNAIMPYLPGEALHNLAGLTPATSPYAINPGVSAIVLVVWVLVVLGIAQSLLAKRDA
- a CDS encoding YkvA family protein; this translates as MILLGLLLSGLGAFAFWNMTNPVLGLQPTTIGTILFVLGGVSVIIGVVRIARGRLGPIARLRALPRMVRAIRAGTYPAPPWSKRLFWIFGVLYILSPIDLIPELLPVIGLTDDIGLGAFLLSQLGAEAARFSERERRTGTAAGPEPR
- a CDS encoding SMP-30/gluconolactonase/LRE family protein is translated as MRIALAAGGPAVPAEAGTPPTSWAVPGAKTHPEGIALDARRGVFYTGSFTDGTIYRGDLKTGKVEVFLPGGVDGRTSALGMKVDGAGRLIIAGGATGKVWVHDAARGKLLRTFSVGGGSFLNDLVVTMAGDVHVTDSQQPTLHQISVKELDKGPAQMPLRPFLDLRGTPIKYQAEGPNLNGIALSEDQSTLVVADSNDSELFTIDRRTREVRKLDTGGVKVSADGLLIGDQELITVSTAPGNRGTVTVFHLDHRNAKAKLRQRIDDPALLSPSTAAFSGPEEALVVNLQWGVGKPVLPFSVVRVRLPYPYAARAH